The DNA segment CCAACCAAGACAAGCAGCTCCCGTCCCCCTCCTGGCACTTTCCTGCATACAATTGCCACTCAATTACCACCAGCCACTAATCAAGAGCACATTTTCATGCAAAAAGCCTGTGGCTGAGGGTTGTTATTTCGCTCTGTTGCCTTGTGACTTCACTGCCTCACAGCCGGTTCTGTTAATGAAAGGCACTCGGTGGAAATAACACTGGGCTCTGCCCTTTTGCCTTGGTGGCTGAAAGCCGGGAAAAATTGGAGGtcaaaaaaaaaactaaagaaAAGTAGAGGTAGAGAAAAGGTTGGAGGATGGATAGGAAAGTAgagattgaggaaaaaaaaaaaaacaaaaacaaaaaaaaaaaaaaaaaaaaaaaaccaccaaccaccaaaaaaaccccaacaacaacaaaccacaaaaaaattcccaaaaagtTTGGAAGGCTGAAAAGTAGAGGCTAAAAAGGGGAGGGAGGTTGAAACTTGATACCACAAAGGGGTGAGGGACTGACATGAGGGCAGGCAGAGAGGGGCAGAGTTTAGGAATGGTACTCGCCCTTAGCACTGTAAATATTCCCAGACTTACACAGGACATCGCTGGACCACACCCAGCAAGGAAAAGCACACCGATTATCGGGAAAAAGTGACAATTCTGGGAAACAAATGGTATTGCCACGTCTCCACTGGAACCCATACAGGCTTAGAGATCGTTTGTAAAGGATCCCTTTGTGATCCTGCTCTTTCCACTCGAGTTTTTTTGACTGTGCTTTTCTAAGAAGCCCAGGTAAAAGTATGAGGAATGAGCCGTCTTGCTTTAGGAAGAGGTGAATATTCATTAGATTTAGGAGTATTTCCAAGGTGCTTTTTGAAAGTGGGATTTAGTAAAGCATTTTAAAGCGTCCTGACCTAGTGCATGTCCCCAGCCCTTTCATCTGCTCACCAGCACTTGGCACAGGCAACAAACCTCAGAGGGGCAGCACTGGAATTTCTGCCGCTTTGGGCatgctgtttgctttttaataaCTTGAATATTGCAGCTGCAGAACCCCCCTCCATCCAGTCTGTATGTGGGGGACAGGTGACAGCCAGGGGCTGGCCTGGGAGGTCGTGCAGCAATGGGATGAGGTGTCTGCTCTGACATGGGATTACAGAGCAGGACACAAAAACCTCTGGAAAAATTTCCTAATATTCACAAAACCAGACTGTTTTAGTGTATATGAGGCATGTTTGGGTGCATTAAATAGGCTGAGATGACTTTGCTCCCTGGCAGGCTTCTCCCATGTGCACAGAAAGCCATAGGtgtcctgcccagccccactgtgACTGCCCACGTGAGGAATTTATTAGGATATTTCACACAGGAGTCCAGACACTGTGCTTTAAATGAGGATAAAATTTAGACATTACTCACTTCCATTTGACTGCCAGCTCCCCTGGGCATgatgaaagcagcagtgggtcCCAGCTATTCATCTCACTCTGCTGTTGTATCTGGGGCTCCTGCAAGTCCTGTGTAGTGTTGCCAAGACCTTGGAGAGGATGGAAATCCTGACAGGAGAATGTGACTGCTCCACCATGGGGATTAGAGTTCAAAGTGCTCTCAGCCATGGTGCCCAGTTGTTGTCTCCAGCTGACAATGACCAGCGAAGTTCATGGAGACACAAAACCTATCCTGGGACTGCTGCTTGAGGCCTGCTGGTTTTCCAGCCTCTGCCTTTGTCACTTTAACCCCTGACAGCCAGGTAGTGAGGTTTAACCTCAGCTGGCAAAGCAGCACCACACAGCTGAACAgataaagcaaaagctgcacaagCAAGCAAAGCTAAACAAGGAATCCATCCACTGCCTCCCATGGCAGGCAGGTGCTCCAGGAAGGCAGGGCTCCATCAattacttgggaagacaaacccagaatcccccccttcctccttctcccccagctttgtgtgctgggggtgatGCCACAAGGTCTGGGGTATCCCTGGGgtcagctgggctcagctgtcctggctgtgtccccccagctcctccctggtgagggtgaggagcaggacaggccctggctgtgtgcaacccctgctcagggagagctccagcatccctgggttatcagccctgctcccagcacacaACCTAACCCAGCTGCTCTACCCcaaccaaaaccagcacaccAGATCCTCTGCTGGTCTCCTGAGCATGAGAGGGACCAGCCTGGCCCaaattttgttccttttctgtCCACAGTCACTGGTAGAGCCTTGGTGAGAACTTCTTGAGAGCAGACATAGATTAGGGGAGATGAAGGCAGACTGTGGGGATGCAGGGACATCAGATGGCCGGGAGTGCATGCTGTGGCTGaacctgggagctgggaaggtcCTGGAGGAAATCTGCACCAGCCgtgaggctgcagcagagcactcaGGGGAAGGAACGTGAGAAGGGCAGGTACTGCTGGTTTGCTCTGAGAAGGTGCTGAAGGGCAGCAAACACAAACTGCCACCCTCAGGCAGATGGCTCCGGTGGGAGGGGATGCAGAAAAATTGGTTTATCACACAGTATTTTAACTTGCTTTGACTTCCCAGGGCACAGTGGCTTTGAGGTGCAGAGCTGTTGGTGCTAAGTGAGAACCAGGCACTCTGCAGGGAGATAAACTAGATGGGCAGTGAAATGGGAACTAGATTTGGGGGCAAAAAACCACTTTTCATTCTCTGTGCTGTGCTACTgtgatgcattttttaaaaatagctgtgATTCAGAACCATTAACAAGACCGTTTTACCTGGATAATTTCCTTTGAGAGTATTTACAAGTCCCCAACAAGAGCAGGGACTGAACCTAAGAGAGGAGTGCAGCAATGTCCTCCTGCAGGGAATGTACCAgtccagctcctctgctctcAGAGGGACATCTGGCTGCTCGTGGATAACATCCCTGTACAAATAACACCATGCTGATGCTGTGCTTCTTGCCCTCTAGATGGTACTAGGCACCGAGTCTGAAATCGCTCATTAAACTGCCTGCTGTCAATAACATTTTCAGGCTCTGGGGTTGTTAGAAAACCTCTTGGCTTTTCCATGGTTTTGATCCATATCCAGCTTTATAAATAGGTGGGTTTTGTGCCATTCAGTGTCACTGTTAGTTCAGCATGGGGAATGGTGAGATGCAGATTAAAATAACGAGCCTGGAGGCACAGAGAACGTGTGTGAGTCTCCAGTGCTGCCGCCTTTGCTTTAGACAACACTTCAACCCCCGTATAGAGAATGACCCAGTTCCTATAGGGCTTTTTTTGTGCTGGATCCTTATTAGACTTGGCTTTTATAATTCCTGGAGGCTTTGGGGTGTGTAGAGGGAACACACATCAACGCCTTCCTCCCTGATAAACAGAGAGCAGCTATGGTGCCAGGCAAAGACGTGCACATTGGATATCATCTGTAGCTAGGAAATTGTCTGCCTGGCTCTGAATTCTGCCCTGGTCTGGCATTCTGCTTTGCCGGGCTTTCCCTGCAGGCACACCAGAGAGTCCCAGAGGGCAGCAGAGCCATCAGGCCACTGATGGCAGGGCCACACTGTCACCTCTTCccaggcagaggagctgggaaaggcTTGGGTGAAAACACAGACTGGAGCTGGTCAGTGGAAGCTCACCTGGAAGGAATCAGGCAGGGCTTTCTTAAATCCCCCCTTTCTCCCCAGCTTTAGGGCAGGAgggtgtcccagcacagccacagtgcccagtgccagctgcaggggtgactgctgctgccttccccttCTGGGGGAGAATTAAACTAGAACAGCCATCAGCAAAACAGAAGTGACCTTGGCAAGTCAAACAGTTCATTTCAAACCTGTCTGTGATACCTGCATTTCTATAGCAACACAAATAGGAGGTTTTGCTTACAGTGTCTTGGTCATCTAAGAATAGCCACGTTTCCACAAAGTTCTTAAAAAAAGACACAAATGCTAGTTTGGATATTAAGATTAATATATTTAATCTTTCTTGTTTGTAAAACAAGACATAAATTTGTGTATAGATAtaacatatatttttttatttatatataatatatacagacaataaaaaaattttCCTCTGTATTAGACTGAGAGATTTATGGAGGAATGATATAGGCATAACGGGGAGCTTTGAAGAAACTCAGAGTTTCATACTAGGtaattcccagggaaaaggaaaacacgTCTCCCTGTCAGCCTTCAGCACTGTAACAGGCCTTGCCCACCATGGACTGAAGTCCCAGTTGGCTCTTCCACTGGATATTTGCTACATGGTTCTTGAAATCAGgaggctgccccagagcagggtGCTCCGTGCCTTGCTGGCAGCCACGGGCCAGGGGAGGTTATTGCACTCCGAGGATGCGCACGTTAAAAGCACATTTGTGCATTTCCATAGCTCCTATGGAAGAACGAGACATTTCCAATGTGCATATTTATCAGAAATAATAGAGATGGGAAGCGACGGATCCCTGAtcatccccaggggctggggcgagctgcctgggctgtgccctgctgcccagccagagggggtgacagggacaggcaccGGGATCCCGGCGGGACGAGAATGCAGAGGGTGGCAGCGTGAGGGCAATGCCATGTGTGACCTTGCATTTCTCTCCTTGCTCTGTGTCGGAGGGTGGGTGGCTGCAGGGAAACACCAGTTAAGGCTGTCTCATTGATTGTGTCTGTTACTAgactgggaggaggaggggaaccTTGGATAGGGAGGAACACAACTAGGAATCATTTTACCATTCACCTAGGAGTGAAGACAAAAAGCCCAAAGcaatcaaaaaaccccaactccaAGTAAATAACTACCTCAGAGAATTAAATAATGCTTCTCATGGCAGTCAGCCTGgtgaagacagaaaaagaacCCAATACCCTGGCAAGGAGGACAGCCCTGCCTGACTCACGGTCAGAGCTGATCCAGGGCTCCTCTCTGATGGTCACAGTGAAAAGAAATAGGAGAGGGTTTGGGCTGAGCCTTGGGGGCATGAACCTAACCTCTGGAGAATGGTGTGACAGTGGTCTCCCCccatggagctgctggcccACCTTCTGGCTTGCAGTGGTCACAGATCAATCAGTCTGGGTTCCTTGCAGGGTCTCTAGCATGGATTCAGCCATCCAGAAGAGGAATGCAGAATTGTTATGGTTGGAAAAGACATCTAAGATTATTGAGTGCAACcactcccccagcactgccaagggcaTCACTAAACCATCTCCCCAAATGGCACAACTAAAGGtcttttaaacacctccagggatggtgactccaccacttccctagGCAGCTTCTTCCAAAGCCTGACCACCATCAGTGAAAAAATTTTTCTTACATCCAAtctaaacttcccctggcacaacATGAAGCCTCTTATTCTGTCTCTTGCTACCTGGGGGAACAGACCGATCCCCAcctggctgctccctcctgccagggagtggtgcagagccagaaggtcccccctgagccttcttttctccatgctgagccccttcccagctccctcagctgctcctcatgagacttgtgttccagacccttccccagctctgttcccttctctggacacgctgcagcccctcagggtcTGTCTTGTCCTGAGGGGCCCAGATCTGGGCACAGGATTTGAGgagtggctcagcagggccCATCAGGGGACAGTcactgtcctggtcctgctggccacccCATGGCTGGGACAGGCCAGGTGCCAGTGGcctcttgcccacctgggcacacctggctcctgctgagctgctgctgagcagcacccccagggccttTCCCTCCAGGCactttccagcccctctgcccagctggagctgcagggggtTGCTGTGACCCAGGACAGGACCTGGCTGACCCTCACACAACTGGCCTCAGCCCGTGGACCCAGCCTggccagatccctctgcagagccctcctgccctgtaGCACAACGCTCCCACCAAACTGGTGTCACCTGCACACTGACTGAGGGTGTCCTCAAAAGATACTAAACAGGACAGGCCccagcactgagccctggggaacaccactGGTGGTGGCCCCAGCTGGATTTAACTCCATTCCCCACCACTCAATGGGTCCATgcatccatccatgcatccacccatccatgcatccatccatccatccatccagccatccatccatccatccatccatccatccatccatccatccatcatccatccatcatccatccatccatccatccatccatccatccatccatccatccatccatccagcttctccaggagaatgCTGAAGAACACAGTGAAGAACACAGTGTTAGATTTTTTACTAAATCTAGgcagacaacatccacagcctttccttcaCCCACAGAGAGTCACCCTGTCATAGAAGGAGTCCAGGCTGGCCAGGCAGCACCTGCCtttcccctgtgctggctgggcctGATCCCCAGGTCCTGTGTGTGCCATGGGATGGCACTCAAGATCATCTGCTCCGTGACCTTCTGGGCACCGAGGTCGCTCTGACAGTCCTGTAGCTCTGGATTGTCCCCACCTGCAGGCATGAAGCCCTTGCCTTTGAggcagtgcctgtgctcagGACCAGAGCACTGGGGCCTaggctgggagagcagagcccaggaggGTGCCCTAGCTCTGTGCCAGCATTCTGGCAACCTGCCCCTGCTGGGCCTGCTTCCCAAGCCctagcacagcagcaggggcttGCACCCCAGAGATCCCTTCTGCTGCTAATTATGTTGTGTTTGTGGGCCAGGAAGATCCTGGAGGCAGAAGAGTTGTTTACGTGGCAAGACACTGGTTTGGTTCCAGACTGCCCAAATGAAGCCAGGAGatctcagctctgctcctgatAGCTCACTGGCCCACCACAAACTGTGACAAAGGTCTGCAAGGTTCTGGTCTCTGCAAGGTCCAGAACCCCATGGAACCAAACTGGTGTGGAGATGGGGTGCCTGTAGCTCCCAAGTACTGTCACCAACAAGCCAGTGTGGGACAACAAGCAGAGAAGCTGCTTGAGCCCCTGGACCCGCTGATGGCACAGATTGTGACAGGGCACGAATTCACCCTTCAAACCCATCACCAACACCACCATGCATTCTGCAGAGATCAAAGAGTGTCTTGGCTACTGCAAACCCCGGTCAACGTGGGCCTGCAGGCATCGCATCCTCACCAGACCTGTGAGATTTGAGAGCATGGCCTGGCACACACTGCCTTGTTGGTCTTCACAGCTGGCTTTACTTATTGATCAGCGTCTTCAGGGAGCGTGTGAGGGTGCTCATGACCGTGGCGACCGTGGCTGACTGGCGGGCGAGCTGCTCCACAGTCTGCTGGTGGCTCAGCGTTCTGGCCGTGGACTCCTCGGCAGCCTTCAGGAGGAAGGTGTAGTTTCTCACCACCTCCTCCACCTTCATCAGCAGCTCTTGGCGCTGGGACTCCGAGCGCACGACGTACACCAGCCTCACAAAGGTCTCGATGAGGCTGCTTAGCACCTGGAAGCTGCTCGTGATGGCGGAGAGCATGTGGGTGGGACTCTTGTCGACGGCGGCCACGCGGCGGCAGGACGCCCGGAACTCCTTGAACTTGAGGGCCAGCTCCTGCTTGTACTCAGCCAGCTGGGAGATGTAGGGTTTGCAGTCCCGGACCTCAGGGCTCAGCACACACTGCCTCAGGATGGTCAGGAGCTCGTTGGTGTCCAGCTGCACCTGCAGAAACCCGTTGGGGAAGCTGTAGGCATGGCCTCGAAGGGTGTTGATCTTTGCCAAGCTCCCCTCAAAACTGGAGGTCCTTAAATCTATCTCCTGGGTCTGGCTCTCATTgggactgctgcaggctgttgCGTCAAGGACCTGAAGAGTCCTGCTCATGACTGGGACCATCTGATTGTCCAGCTTCATTCCCGGGAGTATCTGCATGGGGATGGAATAGGACAGCTCATCCTTCTCGCTCCCATCATCTGCAACATCGCATTTTCTGTAGTAGAAGCAGTACCGGATGGAGCAGCACTTCTCATCCTCCACGTCTTCATCCCGCAGCTCAGCTGGACTTGGGTACATCTCCTCCTGGACAGAGAACACTGCCGAACCCTTCTGGTTCTTTTTGTCCTGTGCTATCTGGACGTAGGAGGGGTCAGCCACTCCAGAGGCCTCCTGGATTTTGCTCTTCAGAACAGGACAGAGGATGCTGGGCTCAGGCTCTTTCTGGGGGCCTTTCTGCTTGGTTGTGTAGATGTTCTGGTAGACGTCAGAGGACAAGGATGTCCTTTCATTCTTATCTATTTCACTGACACTGTAGCGACGCAAGAGCTTCCTGTACTGGGGTGCACCCATGCACTCCCCGCGGGAGGTGCAGGTTGTCAAACAGGACATGCCGTTCTCTGGATCTGACCGGTTCTCTCGGGACTCTAAACTTGTGGATCGTATCCGTTTGCCTTTGGAAGGGCTGCTCATGCTGGTCAGCCTAATGGCTTCTACCTGCTTCTGGTCATCTGCGACTTTatccctgcctctcctctccACCTCTGGTACCACCAGCTGGTTGGGGGGTGGCCTCATTCCCCTGCAGATCCGCTTGCAGTCACAGCTACGCCTTTGCTCCCTGGACATCCCTGGGACTTTCTGCACGGGACTGCTcctcagctggcagctgcagcgccCAGGGGCAGGCGGGTGCAGGTACTCCTGTGGCGGGAGGTCACCTTTGCTCTTTGGCTTGAGCAGCTCTTCAAGGAATTCCAGCTCATACTGCTTCACCTTCTGCAGCTGGGCCTGCCGCTCGTCCGTCTCCTTCTTCAGCCGCGTGGGAAATGTGGCAGAGAACAGGTTCCTAAGCCTGAAGGGAGCTTTGGGGGCTTTGGGTTTAGCTGGGACATCAGCATCTTGTTGGGTTACCTCCAGGACTTTCTCTACTTTTTTGGAAGGCACAGTGCTAATCTGCAGGCTCTCGGATCTGGGCACCAGCTGGATTGGCCCTTTGGCTTCCTCACTGGTGCTCCTGAAAGTGCTACCAGGTGATGGAGAGTGCACATTGCTGCTCTCAGCTTTTAAGACTTTGGCCGAGCTTTCCTGTTGTATTTTCTGTCCTTGGTTTGAAGGAGCTGAGTGTTTCTGCAAGACGAGGCTTGTGGCTTCCCCACCTGCCTTCTGACCTGTCTCTCCGCTTGCAGCTTTTCCTGGAGCATCTCTACTCACTTTTTGCTGGTAGCTTTTAGAGGCAAAAGTCTTACTGGACATCATTTCCTCACCTGCTGAGGCAAGGTGGAAAGCTTCAGCCTGACTGCCAGGAGCTTCCTTAGGATTTGGAGAAACTTCACAGTGCTGCTGCGGAGagacttgctgctgctgctgctgctgacagttGCATAATGTCTCTGCAGTTTGTGGACCTCCTTTAAGTGTCAGAGGCTTGCTGCTGGCTGATGCACAGCTGCTGGTACCATTCATGTTCTGTTCTTCTTTTAAGGCTGATACCACTTGGGGAGCTGAGGCTTTTGCATTTGCCActtgctgcagagcagctgaagcCATGGCTGGAGTTACACTGCTTTTCTGATCCAGGAGCAGCTTGGAGCCCGGCTGCACCTCTTTGGGCATCTTCTCTTGTAGATCCTGTGCCTGCTCCCTGCTTGGGGCTGCTGTGGCATGCAGAGATACCTCAAAGGCAGCTTTTGTGTGACCTGCAGCTTTGCCCTCAGAGCTTGGCACTGAAGGCCCCTTGCTCTGCTCACTGAGCTGGGGGGTCAGGCCTGGCTGGGCAGCCGaggtgcagctctgctccccgtgctgctgctcctgcttgcTCTTGCAGTTGGTAAGGCTGGGACTTTGGGTGGAGAAGGCTGGCTtcagtgaggggctggggtcctGGCGGCTCAGGGCGTAGGGGGAGGTGAGAAcagcctgggcagcacagctctggattCGGAAAGGCAAGTCCTTCCTGGCCAGGAGGTTGTCTTTGTTGATGTGTTGGGTGAGGAAGTAGGCTGCGTTCTGATGCTGCTTCATAGCAGAGACCATCTCCGAGACATCGGTCAGCTCCGAGGAGTTCGTTTCGTGGCCAGAGTCCAAGGATGACTCAGGAGTGATGGCAGCCAGGACAATCAGACCTGAGGAGGGACACAgagaaaaccccacaacaacCCTCACACCACAGTGCTGTGTGGAGGAGAGGGGAACTCCTTGCAGCAGGAGGGTCCCGGGAATGCAGGGCACATTAGAGAAACTTCTGCGACTTCTCACAACTAAGAGTTAAGGCTTGTAAGGGAAATCACTTGTCAGCATGGAGCTGGCTTGATAGCTCAATTCAGCAAGAGCTTCTGGCCCAGGAAAAGATCCTGTGAAGCTTTCCATTGTTGGTGGTAGCAGAGCTATAGGGATTTGTCTGGCACAAGAACGAAAATTGGGCAACAGGTACTCTGCCATAGTGAGTAGGGCAACCAAGGTGGGAAGAGGGACAAAGaactgtgctgccagcaggctggTCCCTGAGTCACCCATCTGGCAGCAGGTTTGCCTTGTGAAGGCCTCACACACTGCAAAACCTGGCTGGGAACCTGCAAAGACCGATGGCCAAAGGTGCCAGCTGAGTGGGGTCACGGTGGGAGGAACTCATGCTCACAGTACTGGCTGGTTAGAGATGTGCCCCAGCATCGTGGCATGTGGCAGATTTGGGATAAAGAGAGAGACTCCTTCAGCCTCtgtcagggagaggagtcccACCTCAGCTTCTTAGGAATCTTCTGAGCAGCAACTTGGCTGCTCCTGCTACAGCCTGCTGCCACAACTTAGCTTTTACTAGAAGCTGCTTCACAGTCACTTACAGGATGGGAGGAGACTAAAGGGAAGGATGTGCAGTAGGAAAGAAAGGctacagggaaaaaagggagtCACAGCCACTAAAATACCtgctgtctgctgtggtgggggATGTGGACAATCCTCTGAAGCAGCCAGGGCTTCCAGCGCCTGCAGGGTGGACACCAGGGCATCATCCAGCTCCTGGGCGTGGTCTCGCACGGTCCGTGGCTGCACGCTGTCGATCAGGGTGACCGGGATCTCGTCGTAGAGGATGCCACAGAGGTGCCGgccctgctcctggccctgggcagctgcCCGGCGCTTGGGGTCGTCCTCGTCGGAGCTGTTGTCTCGGAAGCCGGGAGGGGGAGCGGCGATGGCGGGGAGCAGGGATGTTGTCTCGTCTTCTTCCTCGTCATTCCCGGGAGGGGGAAGCGACATCAGGTCCACCGTGGTGTCGCGGGTGCTGCCAGGCTTGCCCCCCGTGCCCGAGGCCAGCCGGCTCTTGATCTTGGCTTGGCAGGACTCGCAGTACAGGCGCGGGTGCGTGTCGATGGtgtgtgccctggccctgctgccctgcctgtcctgctcAGGGCCATCCGCCTCGTACTCCTTCGCTGCCCCGTTGTAGCCTTGGCCAGAGCTTTTGGAGGTGGGGTCAGATTTGGTCCTGGGACGAgtttcctcaaagaagatcAGGTTTTCATTGATGTCCGTCCCgctctctctctccttcctctgctcTCGCATGTGCAGGTAGCAGAAGCGGATGAGCTCCGAGTCCGAAGCCCTGGTGGCAGGAGCCCCGGCTGCTCCGGTGACAGTGGCAGAGCCACCCACCAGCCCATTCTCCTTCTTTCCCATGTGCCCTGCCGCGGCAGGCCGGTGGAAGTTGTGTGCGTTGATGTAATctaaaccaaaaccacaacagGCACGTTAGTGCGGTGTTACATTTCAGTTAAATGCTgtgctctgtctcacccctccaaaatgtACAGTTTATCCCAAGATGTGATCCTCCCCTGAAGgatctgtaatcccattggtCCAAGTCTTACTCTGTGCCCACC comes from the Passer domesticus isolate bPasDom1 chromosome 7, bPasDom1.hap1, whole genome shotgun sequence genome and includes:
- the FRMPD3 gene encoding FERM and PDZ domain-containing protein 3 isoform X3 → MWAAACGHAPTGDGPAPPPLRIRLCGWQREARGGAVGGGRKAKDFIILTVLHTHQSPKSAFISAAKKAKLRSNPAKVRFSEQVTVGETDPDMLKKEALLLIPNVLKVFLENGQIKSFTFDGGTTVKDVMVTLQDRLSLRHIEHFALVLEYSSPEHSHRFLLLQDKQPLAHVVQRTHYHGMRCLFRVSFFPKDPVELLRRDPAAFEYLYIQSRNDVIRERFGTDPKPEMLLGLAALHIYITVSATRPSQKVSLKNVEKEWGLEPFLPPSLLQLIKEKSLRKSLSQQLKAHQHQPGGTKVSTAQAKLQYLRILNELPTFAGVLFNTVGLQDEKQPATTLLVGPRHGISHVIDLKTNLTTVLSEFSKVSKIQLFRENQGVARVETSILDAKPLVLLMEWPEATNFACLIAGYCRLLVDSKKMILSRAPSQPPPPQIIKADYINAHNFHRPAAAGHMGKKENGLVGGSATVTGAAGAPATRASDSELIRFCYLHMREQRKERESGTDINENLIFFEETRPRTKSDPTSKSSGQGYNGAAKEYEADGPEQDRQGSRARAHTIDTHPRLYCESCQAKIKSRLASGTGGKPGSTRDTTVDLMSLPPPGNDEEEDETTSLLPAIAAPPPGFRDNSSDEDDPKRRAAAQGQEQGRHLCGILYDEIPVTLIDSVQPRTVRDHAQELDDALVSTLQALEALAASEDCPHPPPQQTAGLIVLAAITPESSLDSGHETNSSELTDVSEMVSAMKQHQNAAYFLTQHINKDNLLARKDLPFRIQSCAAQAVLTSPYALSRQDPSPSLKPAFSTQSPSLTNCKSKQEQQHGEQSCTSAAQPGLTPQLSEQSKGPSVPSSEGKAAGHTKAAFEVSLHATAAPSREQAQDLQEKMPKEVQPGSKLLLDQKSSVTPAMASAALQQVANAKASAPQVVSALKEEQNMNGTSSCASASSKPLTLKGGPQTAETLCNCQQQQQQQVSPQQHCEVSPNPKEAPGSQAEAFHLASAGEEMMSSKTFASKSYQQKVSRDAPGKAASGETGQKAGGEATSLVLQKHSAPSNQGQKIQQESSAKVLKAESSNVHSPSPGSTFRSTSEEAKGPIQLVPRSESLQISTVPSKKVEKVLEVTQQDADVPAKPKAPKAPFRLRNLFSATFPTRLKKETDERQAQLQKVKQYELEFLEELLKPKSKGDLPPQEYLHPPAPGRCSCQLRSSPVQKVPGMSREQRRSCDCKRICRGMRPPPNQLVVPEVERRGRDKVADDQKQVEAIRLTSMSSPSKGKRIRSTSLESRENRSDPENGMSCLTTCTSRGECMGAPQYRKLLRRYSVSEIDKNERTSLSSDVYQNIYTTKQKGPQKEPEPSILCPVLKSKIQEASGVADPSYVQIAQDKKNQKGSAVFSVQEEMYPSPAELRDEDVEDEKCCSIRYCFYYRKCDVADDGSEKDELSYSIPMQILPGMKLDNQMVPVMSRTLQVLDATACSSPNESQTQEIDLRTSSFEGSLAKINTLRGHAYSFPNGFLQVQLDTNELLTILRQCVLSPEVRDCKPYISQLAEYKQELALKFKEFRASCRRVAAVDKSPTHMLSAITSSFQVLSSLIETFVRLVYVVRSESQRQELLMKVEEVVRNYTFLLKAAEESTARTLSHQQTVEQLARQSATVATVMSTLTRSLKTLINK
- the FRMPD3 gene encoding FERM and PDZ domain-containing protein 3 isoform X2, with amino-acid sequence MPEERGGDDMECGQLPAATLRQVTVQRHPLYGFGFVAGSERPVVVRSVAAGGPSEDKLLPGDQILAINDEDVSEAPRERFIELVRKAKDFIILTVLHTHQSPKSAFISAAKKAKLRSNPAKVRFSEQVTVGETDPDMLKKEALLLIPNVLKVFLENGQIKSFTFDGGTTVKDVMVTLQDRLSLRHIEHFALVLEYSSPEHSHRFLLLQDKQPLAHVVQRTHYHGMRCLFRVSFFPKDPVELLRRDPAAFEYLYIQSRNDVIRERFGTDPKPEMLLGLAALHIYITVSATRPSQKVSLKNVEKEWGLEPFLPPSLLQLIKEKSLRKSLSQQLKAHQHQPGGTKVSTAQAKLQYLRILNELPTFAGVLFNTVGLDEKQPATTLLVGPRHGISHVIDLKTNLTTVLSEFSKVSKIQLFRENQGVARVETSILDAKPLVLLMEWPEATNFACLIAGYCRLLVDSKKMILSRAPSQPPPPQIIKADYINAHNFHRPAAAGHMGKKENGLVGGSATVTGAAGAPATRASDSELIRFCYLHMREQRKERESGTDINENLIFFEETRPRTKSDPTSKSSGQGYNGAAKEYEADGPEQDRQGSRARAHTIDTHPRLYCESCQAKIKSRLASGTGGKPGSTRDTTVDLMSLPPPGNDEEEDETTSLLPAIAAPPPGFRDNSSDEDDPKRRAAAQGQEQGRHLCGILYDEIPVTLIDSVQPRTVRDHAQELDDALVSTLQALEALAASEDCPHPPPQQTAGLIVLAAITPESSLDSGHETNSSELTDVSEMVSAMKQHQNAAYFLTQHINKDNLLARKDLPFRIQSCAAQAVLTSPYALSRQDPSPSLKPAFSTQSPSLTNCKSKQEQQHGEQSCTSAAQPGLTPQLSEQSKGPSVPSSEGKAAGHTKAAFEVSLHATAAPSREQAQDLQEKMPKEVQPGSKLLLDQKSSVTPAMASAALQQVANAKASAPQVVSALKEEQNMNGTSSCASASSKPLTLKGGPQTAETLCNCQQQQQQQVSPQQHCEVSPNPKEAPGSQAEAFHLASAGEEMMSSKTFASKSYQQKVSRDAPGKAASGETGQKAGGEATSLVLQKHSAPSNQGQKIQQESSAKVLKAESSNVHSPSPGSTFRSTSEEAKGPIQLVPRSESLQISTVPSKKVEKVLEVTQQDADVPAKPKAPKAPFRLRNLFSATFPTRLKKETDERQAQLQKVKQYELEFLEELLKPKSKGDLPPQEYLHPPAPGRCSCQLRSSPVQKVPGMSREQRRSCDCKRICRGMRPPPNQLVVPEVERRGRDKVADDQKQVEAIRLTSMSSPSKGKRIRSTSLESRENRSDPENGMSCLTTCTSRGECMGAPQYRKLLRRYSVSEIDKNERTSLSSDVYQNIYTTKQKGPQKEPEPSILCPVLKSKIQEASGVADPSYVQIAQDKKNQKGSAVFSVQEEMYPSPAELRDEDVEDEKCCSIRYCFYYRKCDVADDGSEKDELSYSIPMQILPGMKLDNQMVPVMSRTLQVLDATACSSPNESQTQEIDLRTSSFEGSLAKINTLRGHAYSFPNGFLQVQLDTNELLTILRQCVLSPEVRDCKPYISQLAEYKQELALKFKEFRASCRRVAAVDKSPTHMLSAITSSFQVLSSLIETFVRLVYVVRSESQRQELLMKVEEVVRNYTFLLKAAEESTARTLSHQQTVEQLARQSATVATVMSTLTRSLKTLINK